A region of the Vibrio tubiashii genome:
AGCTTGGTACCTAAAAGCATCTAAAGAAGAGCGTAAAGCGTTCCGCCGTTGGATGATTGACCAAGAGTAATGGTTACTCGAATAGAATCTAAAACAGGCTTCCAATTGGAAGCCTGTTTTGTTTTTGCGAGAGTGATACAGACGACTAACTAAAACACTCTGGGCTATTGAGTGCAGCTTCTATGGCAGAGACCAACTTCTCGATATGTTCTGGATCAATGATATAAGGTGGCATCATATAGATAAGCTTGCCAAATGGACGTATCCACACACCTTGCTCAACAAGTAGCGCTTGAATCTTCTCCATATTAACTGGAACTGTTGTCTCAACGACGCCGATGGCACCTAACCAGCGAACATCTTTAACCAATTGATATTTTTTTAGTTTAGGCAGCAATTCTGCAAACAGCTGTTCAATCTGAGCGGTTTGGTTTTGCCATTCATTTTTCTCTAGCAGTTCCATACTCGCAGTGGCGACGGCGCAGGCTAGTGGGTTACCCATAAAAGTTGGGCCATGCATAAAGCAGCCCGCTTCACCTCCGCAAACGGTATTAGCGACTTCACTAGAGGCTAGCGCTGCTGACAGTGTCATATAACCACTGGTTAATGCTTTGCCTACACATAAAATGTCAGGCTGAATTTCTGCATGCTCGCAAGCAAACATTTTGCCTGTGCGTCCAAATCCCGTTGCGATTTCATCGAGAATCAACAAAACGCCATATTGATCGCACAGCTCTCGTACACCTTTCAGGAACTCTGGGTGATAAATTCGCATTCCCCCGGCACCCTGAACAATCGGCTCTAAGATCACAGCGGCAATCTCTTTATGATGCTGAGAAATCTTAGACCTAAAGTCATCAAGATCACTTTGATCCCAATCTTGCCAAAAGCCTGTTTTTGGCGAAGCAGCGAAAATGTGCTTAGGTAGGAAGCCCTTGTACAGAGAGTGCATGGAATTATCTGGATCGGTGACTGACATTGCGGCAAATGTATCGCCATGATAACCGTCACGCAGGGTTAAGAATTTAGGTCGAGACTCACCCTTCGCATGCCAATATTGCAGTGCCATTTTTAAGCTGACTTCAACCGCTACTGACCCTGAATCTGCGAGAAACACATGCTGCAAATTGCTTGGCGCAAATGAGAGTAATTTTTTGCACAAATTGATGGCAGGGTCATGCGTGATCCCGCCAAACATAACGTGAGACACTTTATCAATCTGAGTATGAGCCGCTGCATTGAGATGAGGATGATTATAGCCATGTATTGCCGACCACCAAGAAGACATACCGTCTACGAGCTGTTTTCCATCTTCGAGTTGTAAGTGAACCCCTTTTGCTGATGTCACAGGGTAGCAGGTCAGAGGTGTTAACGTTGAAGTATAAGGATGCCATATATGACGGCGGTCGAAAGCGAGATCCATGTCCAGTTCCTGAAATTTGATTGATTAAAACATAATCAAATGTAAACTTTTGATTTTTTGTTGTGTTGACAGTCTACATGGTGTCAGTAGACTAGCCAAGTAATCAAACCAACAATAATCAAAGGAAAGCACGTGGAAGTACGTCACAACTGGACTATTGAGCAAGTTCGCGGCCTTATGGAAAAACCATTTATGGATCTGTTGTTCGAAGCGCAATTGGTTCACCGTCAATATCAACAACATAACCATGTACAAGTCAGCACGCTGCTTTCTATTAAAACTGGGGCTTGTCCAGAGGATTGTAAGTACTGCCCGCAAAGTGCCCGTTACACCACGGATATTGAAAAAGAACGCTTAATGGAAGTTGAACGCGTGCTTGATGCTGCTCAAAAAGCAAAAAGCGCTGGTTCAACACGTTTTTGTATGGGCGCTGCGTGGAAGAACCCAAAAGAGCGCGACATGCCGCACCTGACTGAAATGATCAAAGGTGTCAAAGGGATGGGCCTAGAGACCTGTATGACACTGGGTATGCTAACCTCTGACCAAGCAAAATCACTTGCGGATGCAGGTTTAGACTATTACAACCATAACCTAGATACCTCACCTGAGTTCTATGGCAGCATCATCACCACGCGTACTTACCAAGATCGCTTAGACACGCTTTCACACGTTCGTGATGCAGGAATGAAGATTTGTTCTGGTGGCATCATCGGTATGGGCGAGAG
Encoded here:
- the bioB gene encoding biotin synthase BioB, which encodes MEVRHNWTIEQVRGLMEKPFMDLLFEAQLVHRQYQQHNHVQVSTLLSIKTGACPEDCKYCPQSARYTTDIEKERLMEVERVLDAAQKAKSAGSTRFCMGAAWKNPKERDMPHLTEMIKGVKGMGLETCMTLGMLTSDQAKSLADAGLDYYNHNLDTSPEFYGSIITTRTYQDRLDTLSHVRDAGMKICSGGIIGMGESANDRAGLLVELANLPTHPESVPINMLVKVKGTPLEEVDDVEPFDFIRLIAIARIMMPGSAVRLSAGRENMNEQMQALCFMAGANSVFYGCKLLTTPNPSEDKDMQLFNKLGINSQEVSQKPDEIEENDLLDRVVERVAARPTKDDLFYDASV
- the bioA gene encoding adenosylmethionine--8-amino-7-oxononanoate transaminase — its product is MDLAFDRRHIWHPYTSTLTPLTCYPVTSAKGVHLQLEDGKQLVDGMSSWWSAIHGYNHPHLNAAAHTQIDKVSHVMFGGITHDPAINLCKKLLSFAPSNLQHVFLADSGSVAVEVSLKMALQYWHAKGESRPKFLTLRDGYHGDTFAAMSVTDPDNSMHSLYKGFLPKHIFAASPKTGFWQDWDQSDLDDFRSKISQHHKEIAAVILEPIVQGAGGMRIYHPEFLKGVRELCDQYGVLLILDEIATGFGRTGKMFACEHAEIQPDILCVGKALTSGYMTLSAALASSEVANTVCGGEAGCFMHGPTFMGNPLACAVATASMELLEKNEWQNQTAQIEQLFAELLPKLKKYQLVKDVRWLGAIGVVETTVPVNMEKIQALLVEQGVWIRPFGKLIYMMPPYIIDPEHIEKLVSAIEAALNSPECFS